One Vigna unguiculata cultivar IT97K-499-35 chromosome 7, ASM411807v1, whole genome shotgun sequence genomic region harbors:
- the LOC114191328 gene encoding putative pentatricopeptide repeat-containing protein At1g12700, mitochondrial produces MAIKLPSSAYPTRFLRWVYFSSSCIADISETPEIVKLKDSSEFDQNLNFLRNKLAPDNLIRVLDRTNDLNSAVRIFKWASRQKSFHHTSNTYYRIILKLGMAGKIVEMRDFCENMAKDRCPGTEEALVTLVHTFVEHCRIEEAITVLVNMNLGGYRLPIEAFNALLGALVGGKGREFQKALFVYKEMVKACVLPTVDTLNCLMEALSATNQIDLALDQFRRMKNKGCNPNSKTFEILVKGLIENGRVDEAAIILEQMFKVQCQPDLSFHTCIIPLFCRENKIEEAVKLFKMVKDSDLESDSFIYEVLVRCFCNNLQLDSAVALINEMIDSGMPPKHYVLVDIMNCFCELGKIKEAIVFLENRQVHETAPFNILLEGCCNAGEILAANVLLERISERHIADCQSWNILIRWFCENEDIKKAYTLLGRMIKSFVILDCATYSALVVGNCRLGKYEEAMKLFHQICARCWILDFASYSELVGGLCDIKQSEDAMEVFHYMSMKRCSLHSLAFYKLIKCVCNSGQIKEAIRLWQLAYFCAISCCIATHTAIMQELLRSRRAEDINVWLTDSRLLKEGREHEARRLLDSMLEKGWVPDATTHNLLIGSDVREAMSQAMLFDDSASLDSVSNILAEGLGDT; encoded by the exons ATGGCAATAAAGCTTCCATCTTCGGCATATCCTACTCGATTCCTCAGATGGGTTTATTTCTCTTCAAGCTGTATTGCAGATATTTCAGAAACCCCTGAGATTGTTAAACTCAAGGATTCATCTGAATTTGATCAAAATCTCAACTTTTTGAGAAATAAGCTTGCCCCTGACAACTTAATCCGGGTCTTGGACCGTACAAATGATTTGAACTCAGCGGTTAGGATATTCAAATGGGCTTCAAGGCAAAAGAGTTTTCACCACACTTCGAACACATATTATAGGATAATTTTGAAACTGGGCATGGCCGGGAAAATTGTGGAAATGAGGGATTTTTGTGAAAACATGGCCAAGGATAGGTGCCCTGGTACTGAAGAAGCCCTTGTGACCTTGGTTCACACATTTGTGGAGCATTGTAGGATTGAAGAAGCTATTACAGTCTTAGTGAACATGAATTTGGGTGGGTATAGACTGCCCATTGAAGCTTTTAATGCTTTATTGGGTGCTCTTGTGGGAGGAAAGGGTAGAGAATTTCAAAAGGCGTTGTTTGTTTATAAAGAGATGGTGAAGGCATGTGTGTTACCCACAGTTGACACTTTGAATTGTTTGATGGAGGCATTGTCTGCCACCAATCAGATTGACTTAGCTTTGGATCAATTTAggagaatgaaaaataaagggTGCAATCCAAATAGTAAGACTTTCGAGATTCTTGTGAAGGGTCTCATTGAAAATGGTCGAGTGGATGAAGCTGCTATTATTTTAGAACAAATGTTCAAAGTTCAATGTCAACCAGATTTGAGTTTTCATACCTGCATAATACCTCTGTTTTgcagagaaaataaaatagaggagGCTGTGAAGTTGTTTAAAATGGTGAAAGATTCTGATTTGGAGTCAGATTCTTTCATTTATGAGGTTCTAGTAAGGTGTTTTTGCAACAACTTGCAGTTGGATTCTGCTGTTGCCCTCATAAATGAGATGATAGACAGTGGTATGCCACCAAAACATTATGTTCTTGTTGATATAATGAATTGTTTTTGTGAATTAGGGAAAATTAAGGAGGCTATAGTGTTTTTAGAAAATAGACAAGTTCATGAAACTGCTCCCTTCAATATATTGCTTGAAGGTTGCTGTAATGCTGGTGAAATTCTGGCAGCAAATGTTCTGCTGGAGAGAATATCTGAGAGACACATTGCAGATTGTCAATCTTGGAACATTCTCATTAGATGGTTTTGTGAGAATGAAGACATCAAGAAGGCATATACACTTCTTGGCAGGATGATAAAGTCATTTGTTATTCTTGACTGTGCAACGTATTCTGCTCTTGTAGTTGGCAACTGTAGATTGGGCAAGTATGAAGAAGCAATGAAACTCTTTCATCAAATTTGCGCCAGATGCTGGATTTTAGATTTTGCCTCGTATTCTGAACTAGTTGGTGGTCTCTGTGACATCAAACAGTCTGAAGATGCCATGGAAGTGTTTCACTATATGTCAATGAAGAGATGCTCTCTTCACTCCTTGGCCTTCTACAAATTGATAAAATGTGTATGTAACTCTGGACAGATCAAAGAAGCCATAAGACTTTGGCAATTAGCTTATTTTTGTGCTATTTCTTGCTGTATTGCCACACACACTGCTATCATGCAGGAGTTGTTAAGATCAAGGAGGGCAGAAGATAT CAATGTATGGCTTACTGATAGCCGGCTGTTGAAAGAGGGTAGGGAACACGAGGCCCGTCGATTACTAGACTCAATGTTAGAAAAAGGTTGGGTTCCTGATGCAACCACTCATAATCTATTGATTGGATCTGATGTTAGAGAAGCAATGAGTCAAGCAATGTTGTTTGATGATTCTGCCTCACTAGATTCTGTTAGCAATATTCTTGCAGAAGGCCTTGGGGATACATGA